One genomic window of Evansella cellulosilytica DSM 2522 includes the following:
- a CDS encoding FUSC family protein → MRLGARIFKTGLAVTLALYVAMWIGYPSIAFAGLAAFLAVQPSIHKSFLLIWDQIQANVVSAFLAIVFVLTFGHEPFVVGVVIMLVIAIHIRFNKEAIIPLAVVTAIAIMGTPTDDFITFATDRFLLIIIGVLSAFIVNLIFLPPKHENLLYHKIVSTNEQIIQWIRLLARHEADHRTLKKDIGKLKESLFKIENTFQLYKEERNYLRKNEYARLRKVVLFRQMIASTNKAISILKSISKYENTIHQFPDEMQDLIKEQLEYLTNYHERILLKYTGKVRATNDEVNNEVSVGKQQLTDTFLIFYEDPETNRADWTNSIPIVALIIEYSDELAHLDQLVDGFFKYHRDKNAVNVSEKQL, encoded by the coding sequence ATGAGGCTAGGAGCCCGTATTTTTAAAACAGGATTGGCTGTAACGTTAGCGCTTTATGTAGCGATGTGGATTGGTTATCCTTCGATAGCCTTCGCAGGTCTTGCTGCATTCCTTGCTGTTCAGCCTTCTATTCATAAAAGCTTTCTACTAATTTGGGATCAAATACAAGCGAACGTTGTTAGTGCGTTTTTAGCCATCGTTTTCGTGTTAACATTTGGTCACGAACCTTTTGTCGTCGGTGTTGTCATTATGCTCGTCATCGCGATTCATATTCGTTTTAACAAGGAAGCAATCATTCCATTAGCAGTTGTAACTGCGATTGCGATTATGGGTACACCAACAGATGATTTTATTACATTTGCCACAGACAGATTTCTGCTAATTATTATTGGCGTACTGTCAGCATTTATTGTCAATCTCATTTTCTTACCGCCAAAGCACGAAAATTTACTATATCACAAAATCGTCTCTACAAACGAGCAAATCATTCAATGGATTCGTTTATTAGCTCGGCACGAAGCTGACCATCGTACGTTAAAAAAGGATATTGGAAAACTAAAGGAATCATTGTTCAAAATAGAAAACACCTTTCAGCTTTATAAGGAAGAACGAAATTATTTAAGAAAAAATGAATATGCTCGTCTTAGAAAGGTCGTCTTGTTTCGTCAAATGATCGCTAGCACAAATAAAGCCATTAGCATTTTAAAAAGTATTAGTAAATATGAAAACACAATTCACCAATTTCCCGATGAGATGCAGGACTTAATAAAAGAGCAACTTGAATATTTAACGAACTATCATGAACGTATTTTGCTGAAGTATACAGGTAAAGTGCGGGCTACAAATGATGAGGTAAATAACGAGGTTTCAGTAGGAAAGCAGCAGCTCACAGATACGTTCCTTATTTTTTATGAGGACCCTGAAACGAACCGCGCTGATTGGACGAACTCTATTCCAATCGTCGCCCTCATTATTGAGTATAGCGATGAGCTCGCTCATTTAGATCAACTCGTCGATGGCTTCTTTAAATACCATCGCGATAAAAATGCAGTAAATGTTTCGGAAAAACAATTATAG
- a CDS encoding glutamate synthase-related protein, translating to MNQNKLIQSFRGATKLEHDSCGIVSFIEKEGIPTKENIDNTINALVKMNHRAGFINEEGDGVGVHIDVPVALWRSKLEEKNVSGSHVEDETFTVGHFFIDQNSDVSKVHNEIRQKLEQKGFTFIFHSVEQTNTDALGPIAKKNEPIFWQVALINKDLQPTNLAATLFELTIDIEKNNDVHVASLSHEHAVYKVMGAGDILPRYYNDLANPLVASTATLGHNRYSTNTLSNFFRVQPFSVIGHNGEINTIAKLRDEANMLGVPLVDGGSDSQDLNRVLDTFISKHELSLFEAMEVVFPPIVNEIKHYPAHLQDLYTYIREAWGHFAQGPAGIISRFKNEAVFSVDALGLRPVWMLETKTSYSFSSEQGIFTSDNYLTDPKPLAPGEKVGLFRNEKGTIEVYWHDELQEEVYNRMSTRLSIEDARNRLSTKLETNAETLQFEQNITNSVYAANGWDREHIQLIEQMAEKGVEPIRSLGHDAPLAALHPGRKNIADFIKESVAVVTNPAIDRDREMEHFSTRVIIGQRPSLFNKDVLKTIVQLESPVVAEGKAGKAIEKEYGQPSFEGLFSLYEKANEAETLNMVRFESETVEEALERLHTQASKAIDNGKTFLVFNDEGTHVDDKYWIDPHLAISSVDQGLTKEEKRRSCSFVLRSGSIRSLHDIAVVFGLGADVVNPYVMFASVVNGDVEPAGKLYSALNKGLEKVISTIGIHELRGYGRLFSAMGLNEEISDRLNIVNFLGGKDLAYNFASMKEDSVARKEEFTNEKARPGKTFHIFPRLWKALGDLASGKSDYSAFREKLAEQEEKNPISIRHLTNLKSIESDVNADDVDVSVANHSLPFMISSMSFGSQNETAFRAYAEAADRLNMISFNGEGGEIKDMLGKYPNTRGQQIASGRFGVNVELLNSSNLLEIKIGQGAKPGEGGHLPGSKVTEKVAAARNATTGSDLISPSNNHDIYSIEDLAQIITEIKTANDQAKVAVKVPIVPNIGTIAVGVAKAGADFITLSGFDGGTGAARVHALQHVGLPAEIGVKAAHFALLEAGLRHKVELWADGGVKSALDAVKLMLLGANRIGFGTLSMIAVGCTACRGCHLDTCHVGIATQIESEAQAKEHGLRRFVPREFDLAVHGLMNMFTAFGKELQALTASLGVKRTQDLVGRADLLEQVQGQNLMNLEELLSTLPEQEVANFSPMPKVEKEEPQLALAVGAEYLDGNVEELTTSREYESVTAEQRVIGSRVACHRVRGKLDGSYRQLPKIDLKYTKGSILGNGLGAYNSDGVNILINGGAQDGVGKTSFGGSFKIFKAKGRYGQYLNGSVGKGAGYGAQKGLFIIQGNADARAGIRLSGADMIFGGRLTKPLQEGRRHNIGIHANLKGFAFEYMTNGRGLVLGDPGPWICAGMTGGVVYLRHDPEMGLDEKALNARIAKGAKVSLENLSDTGISDVKELLTTYLEELKNQEQDEEVAVIEKLLADPTAHFKQVVPVKLQADPSVSTE from the coding sequence ATGAACCAAAATAAACTAATTCAATCATTCCGTGGTGCAACTAAATTAGAGCATGATAGCTGTGGAATCGTTTCTTTTATTGAAAAAGAAGGTATTCCAACAAAAGAAAATATCGATAACACGATCAATGCTTTAGTGAAAATGAACCACCGTGCAGGATTTATTAACGAGGAAGGCGACGGTGTTGGTGTTCATATCGACGTTCCAGTTGCGCTATGGAGAAGCAAGCTTGAAGAAAAAAATGTTTCAGGCTCTCATGTTGAGGATGAAACATTCACAGTCGGTCACTTCTTTATTGATCAAAACTCAGATGTAAGTAAAGTGCATAATGAAATCAGACAGAAACTTGAACAAAAAGGATTTACATTTATTTTTCACAGTGTCGAACAGACAAACACAGATGCTCTCGGACCAATTGCGAAGAAAAATGAGCCTATCTTTTGGCAAGTTGCATTAATCAACAAAGACTTACAACCTACTAATCTTGCAGCGACACTTTTTGAACTAACTATCGACATTGAGAAAAATAACGATGTACATGTTGCTTCTTTAAGTCATGAGCACGCCGTTTACAAAGTGATGGGTGCTGGAGATATTCTACCTAGATACTATAATGACTTAGCTAACCCACTCGTAGCATCCACTGCTACTTTAGGACACAATCGCTATTCAACTAATACACTATCAAACTTTTTCCGCGTACAACCGTTCAGTGTCATCGGACATAACGGTGAAATTAACACAATTGCAAAGCTTCGTGATGAGGCAAATATGCTCGGCGTACCACTTGTAGATGGGGGCAGTGACTCTCAAGACTTAAACCGTGTTCTAGATACGTTTATTTCTAAACACGAGCTTTCGTTATTTGAAGCGATGGAAGTTGTTTTCCCTCCAATCGTGAACGAAATTAAGCATTATCCAGCACATTTACAAGACTTATACACGTATATTCGTGAAGCTTGGGGACACTTTGCACAAGGACCTGCTGGTATTATTTCTCGTTTTAAAAACGAAGCAGTATTCAGCGTAGATGCATTAGGCTTACGTCCAGTATGGATGCTTGAAACAAAAACAAGCTACAGCTTCTCCTCTGAGCAAGGGATTTTCACTTCAGACAACTACTTGACTGATCCAAAGCCTTTAGCTCCAGGTGAAAAAGTAGGCTTATTCCGTAATGAAAAAGGTACAATCGAGGTTTACTGGCACGATGAGCTTCAAGAGGAAGTATACAACCGTATGTCAACTCGTCTTTCTATCGAAGATGCTCGTAATCGTTTATCAACAAAATTAGAAACAAACGCTGAAACACTTCAATTTGAGCAAAACATCACTAACTCTGTTTACGCTGCAAACGGATGGGATAGAGAGCATATTCAGCTTATTGAGCAAATGGCTGAAAAAGGTGTAGAGCCTATCCGATCATTAGGACATGACGCACCACTTGCTGCATTACATCCAGGCAGAAAAAATATTGCTGACTTCATTAAAGAGAGCGTCGCTGTTGTAACAAATCCCGCGATTGACCGTGACCGTGAAATGGAGCATTTCTCTACACGTGTTATCATCGGGCAGCGTCCATCTTTATTTAACAAGGATGTTTTAAAAACAATCGTTCAACTAGAATCACCTGTAGTTGCTGAAGGGAAAGCTGGAAAAGCGATTGAAAAGGAATACGGACAGCCTTCTTTTGAAGGATTATTTTCCCTATACGAAAAAGCGAATGAAGCAGAAACATTAAATATGGTTCGCTTTGAAAGTGAAACAGTAGAAGAAGCTCTTGAGCGTCTCCATACACAAGCAAGTAAAGCTATTGATAATGGGAAAACGTTCCTTGTATTCAATGACGAAGGTACACACGTAGACGATAAATATTGGATTGATCCTCACTTAGCTATCTCATCTGTGGATCAAGGCTTAACGAAGGAAGAAAAAAGACGTTCATGTTCTTTCGTTCTTCGTTCAGGAAGTATCCGTTCGTTACATGACATCGCTGTGGTGTTCGGCTTAGGAGCCGATGTCGTTAACCCTTACGTCATGTTTGCTTCAGTGGTAAACGGTGACGTTGAACCAGCAGGGAAACTATACAGTGCACTGAATAAAGGTTTAGAAAAAGTGATTTCAACAATTGGTATTCATGAATTAAGAGGATACGGCCGCCTCTTCTCAGCGATGGGACTTAACGAGGAAATTTCAGATCGCTTAAATATTGTTAACTTCTTAGGTGGTAAAGACTTAGCTTATAACTTTGCATCGATGAAGGAAGACAGTGTCGCGAGAAAAGAAGAGTTCACAAACGAGAAAGCACGTCCTGGGAAAACGTTCCATATTTTCCCTCGTTTATGGAAAGCTTTAGGTGACTTAGCTTCAGGGAAATCTGACTACAGCGCCTTCCGTGAAAAGCTTGCTGAGCAAGAAGAGAAAAATCCTATTAGTATAAGACATTTAACAAACTTGAAATCAATAGAGTCTGATGTGAATGCAGACGATGTTGACGTGAGTGTTGCAAATCATAGTCTTCCATTCATGATTAGCTCTATGTCTTTCGGATCTCAAAATGAGACTGCTTTCCGTGCATATGCGGAAGCTGCAGACCGTTTGAACATGATTAGCTTCAACGGTGAAGGTGGAGAAATTAAAGATATGCTCGGTAAATATCCAAATACGCGTGGACAGCAAATTGCCTCTGGACGTTTTGGTGTTAACGTAGAGCTTCTTAACTCTTCTAATCTATTAGAAATTAAAATTGGTCAAGGTGCGAAGCCTGGTGAAGGTGGTCACTTACCTGGTTCTAAAGTAACGGAAAAGGTTGCTGCTGCTCGTAACGCAACAACTGGCTCTGACTTAATCTCACCATCTAACAACCATGACATTTATTCTATCGAGGATTTGGCACAGATTATTACAGAGATTAAAACCGCTAACGATCAAGCAAAGGTTGCTGTTAAAGTGCCAATCGTTCCAAATATCGGAACAATTGCAGTAGGTGTTGCGAAAGCTGGTGCTGACTTTATCACATTAAGTGGTTTTGACGGCGGTACTGGTGCGGCTCGTGTACACGCACTACAACACGTTGGTTTACCTGCAGAAATCGGTGTAAAAGCTGCTCACTTCGCTTTACTTGAAGCAGGACTTCGCCATAAAGTCGAGCTCTGGGCAGACGGTGGTGTGAAGAGTGCGTTAGACGCAGTGAAGCTCATGCTTCTCGGCGCTAACCGTATCGGATTCGGTACACTATCTATGATCGCTGTAGGTTGTACTGCTTGTCGTGGCTGTCACTTAGACACTTGTCACGTAGGTATTGCAACACAAATTGAATCTGAAGCACAAGCGAAAGAGCACGGTTTACGTCGTTTCGTACCACGTGAATTCGATCTTGCTGTTCACGGATTAATGAATATGTTTACTGCATTTGGTAAGGAGCTACAAGCATTAACAGCTTCTTTAGGTGTAAAGCGCACACAAGACCTTGTTGGTCGCGCTGACCTTTTAGAGCAAGTCCAAGGGCAAAACTTAATGAATCTTGAAGAGCTTCTATCTACACTTCCAGAGCAAGAGGTTGCAAACTTCTCGCCAATGCCGAAAGTAGAAAAAGAGGAGCCTCAATTAGCGCTTGCAGTTGGTGCAGAGTATCTTGATGGAAACGTTGAAGAGCTTACTACATCAAGAGAATATGAGTCCGTTACTGCTGAACAACGTGTAATTGGAAGTCGAGTTGCTTGTCACCGCGTTCGTGGTAAATTAGACGGTTCTTACCGTCAATTACCTAAAATTGACCTTAAATATACGAAAGGATCTATTTTAGGAAACGGTCTTGGTGCATATAACAGTGATGGCGTCAATATACTCATCAATGGGGGCGCACAAGACGGTGTTGGTAAAACATCGTTCGGTGGTAGCTTTAAGATTTTTAAAGCAAAAGGTCGTTACGGCCAATATTTAAATGGTTCTGTCGGTAAAGGTGCAGGTTACGGTGCACAAAAAGGACTATTTATCATTCAAGGTAACGCTGATGCTCGTGCTGGTATTCGTCTTTCTGGCGCTGACATGATCTTCGGTGGAAGGTTAACGAAGCCACTCCAAGAAGGTCGTCGCCACAACATCGGTATTCACGCAAACTTAAAAGGTTTTGCTTTTGAATATATGACAAATGGTAGAGGATTAGTTTTAGGTGACCCTGGTCCATGGATTTGTGCTGGTATGACTGGTGGTGTCGTCTACTTACGACACGATCCAGAAATGGGCTTAGACGAAAAAGCACTTAACGCACGAATTGCAAAAGGTGCAAAAGTAAGTTTAGAAAACCTATCAGATACTGGCATAAGCGATGTAAAAGAGCTTTTAACGACGTATCTTGAAGAGTTGAAAAACCAAGAACAAGATGAGGAAGTAGCTGTAATTGAGAAGCTTCTAGCCGATCCAACAGCACACTTTAAGCAAGTAGTTCCTGTGAAACTACAAGCAGACCCATCTGTATCAACAGAATAA
- a CDS encoding glutamate-1-semialdehyde 2,1-aminomutase, with the protein MKRIQSEALYEEALDVILGGVNSPSRSFKAVGGGSPIFMEKAKGAYFWDVDGNKYIDYLAAYGPIITGHAHPHITKAIQAAAEDGVLYGTPTVHENKFANMIREAIPSMEKVRFVNSGTEAVMTTIRVARAYTGRDKIIKFAGCYHGHSDLVLVAAGSGPSTLGNPDSAGVPQSIANEVITVPFNDIDAFKEAFDHWGDQIAGVLVEPIVGNFGIVEPSKGFLQSVNDIAHQAGALVIYDEVITAFRFMYGGAQNLLDVEPDMTALGKIIGGGLPIGAYGGKREIMEQVAPLGPAYQAGTMAGNPASMRSGIACLEVLQEKGLYDRLDALGQKLEKGILDAAEKHQVPVTVNRLKGALSIYFGVDKVTNYEDAENSDGEMFAYFFNEMLKNGINFAPSKYEAWFITSAHTEEDIDNTITVVENVFSLL; encoded by the coding sequence ATGAAACGTATACAATCGGAAGCGTTATACGAGGAAGCTCTAGATGTAATCTTAGGCGGCGTCAACAGTCCTTCACGATCATTTAAAGCTGTCGGTGGTGGTTCACCAATATTTATGGAAAAAGCAAAAGGTGCCTACTTTTGGGACGTCGATGGCAATAAATACATTGACTACCTTGCAGCATACGGACCTATTATCACCGGACATGCCCATCCACACATAACGAAGGCGATACAAGCAGCTGCTGAGGACGGAGTGTTATATGGCACTCCTACCGTTCACGAAAACAAGTTTGCGAATATGATTCGCGAAGCCATACCTTCAATGGAAAAAGTTCGCTTTGTTAACTCAGGAACGGAAGCCGTTATGACAACGATACGTGTAGCACGTGCTTACACAGGCCGTGATAAAATTATCAAGTTTGCCGGTTGCTATCACGGACATTCGGATCTCGTCCTTGTCGCTGCAGGGTCTGGACCTTCTACACTCGGAAATCCTGATTCTGCGGGTGTCCCTCAAAGCATTGCAAACGAAGTGATTACAGTGCCTTTTAATGACATCGATGCATTTAAAGAGGCGTTCGATCATTGGGGGGATCAAATTGCAGGGGTCCTCGTTGAACCAATCGTAGGAAACTTCGGTATCGTTGAGCCTTCTAAAGGATTTCTACAAAGCGTTAATGATATTGCCCATCAGGCAGGTGCACTTGTCATTTATGATGAAGTCATTACTGCTTTCCGCTTTATGTATGGTGGTGCCCAAAATTTACTCGATGTAGAGCCAGACATGACTGCATTAGGAAAAATCATTGGTGGCGGCTTACCAATTGGCGCATACGGAGGTAAACGAGAAATTATGGAGCAGGTTGCCCCGTTAGGACCAGCATACCAAGCTGGGACAATGGCTGGGAATCCCGCATCGATGCGCTCAGGCATAGCTTGTCTTGAAGTGTTACAGGAAAAGGGCCTATACGACCGTTTAGATGCACTCGGCCAAAAATTAGAAAAAGGAATTTTAGATGCTGCTGAGAAGCACCAAGTCCCTGTTACTGTCAACCGATTAAAGGGTGCACTTTCGATTTATTTCGGTGTTGATAAAGTGACTAATTACGAGGATGCAGAGAATAGTGACGGCGAAATGTTTGCATATTTCTTCAATGAAATGCTTAAAAATGGTATTAATTTCGCACCTTCAAAATATGAGGCCTGGTTTATTACAAGCGCTCATACTGAAGAAGATATCGATAATACTATCACCGTAGTGGAAAATGTGTTTTCATTACTTTAA
- a CDS encoding ABC transporter ATP-binding protein has translation MNVIEVKGLRKEFKSYSSRTGLGGAFRDLFTRNYKILRAVDDITLHVKQGEMVGYIGENGAGKSTTIKMLTGILTPTAGEVMVNGMNPHKEREQFVRTIGVVFGQRSQLWWDIAVQESFRLLKKVYRVSDEDYESHMKEVIETLELEPLLDKPVRKLSLGQRMRCELAAALIHNPPLLFLDEPTIGLDVLVKMKIRKFLKEINRKYKTTILLTTHDLADIEALCERVVLLDKGSIIYDGRLDNLQKNWVEGKEVRFEFQHAVELSSLQTLSSDFSVRWRQGDRDHIWIANVDGDDDVVSKLMSVVMVEHAISDVKINQVSTEEIIRNIYEEGITHG, from the coding sequence ATGAACGTTATTGAAGTAAAAGGTTTGCGAAAGGAATTTAAATCCTATTCTAGCAGAACTGGATTAGGTGGTGCTTTTAGAGATCTTTTTACTAGAAATTATAAAATATTGCGAGCGGTGGATGATATCACTCTACACGTGAAGCAAGGTGAAATGGTCGGCTATATTGGTGAAAATGGAGCCGGTAAGTCGACGACGATAAAAATGCTAACAGGTATTTTAACACCAACTGCTGGTGAAGTAATGGTAAATGGGATGAATCCGCATAAGGAACGAGAGCAGTTTGTACGAACGATCGGAGTCGTCTTCGGACAACGCTCCCAGCTTTGGTGGGATATTGCAGTGCAGGAATCATTCCGACTATTAAAAAAAGTATACCGTGTATCTGACGAAGACTATGAGTCTCATATGAAAGAGGTTATCGAAACGTTAGAGCTGGAGCCTTTACTCGACAAGCCAGTTCGGAAGCTATCACTCGGACAAAGAATGCGCTGTGAGCTAGCTGCTGCGCTTATTCATAACCCGCCGTTACTCTTTTTAGACGAGCCGACAATTGGGTTAGACGTCTTAGTGAAAATGAAAATTAGAAAGTTTCTTAAAGAAATTAATCGCAAATACAAAACGACAATATTGTTAACAACGCACGACTTAGCCGACATTGAGGCGCTCTGTGAGCGAGTTGTTTTGCTTGATAAAGGGAGCATCATTTATGACGGTCGTTTAGATAATTTACAAAAAAATTGGGTTGAAGGAAAAGAAGTACGTTTTGAATTCCAGCATGCTGTTGAGCTGTCCTCTTTGCAAACGCTGAGTAGTGACTTCTCAGTGAGATGGAGGCAAGGGGACCGTGATCATATCTGGATTGCAAACGTCGATGGTGACGATGATGTTGTATCGAAGCTTATGAGTGTAGTTATGGTAGAGCATGCGATATCCGACGTAAAAATAAATCAAGTGTCTACAGAAGAAATTATCCGAAATATATATGAAGAAGGAATCACTCATGGCTAA
- a CDS encoding ABC transporter permease: protein MTMYIEMIRIRFLMMLAYRTNYYSGILIYSINIGAYYFLWQAIYGAQESIQGMNVAQMTTYVAIAWMARAFYFNNIDREIAQEIQDGKVAVEMIRPYNYLAVKTMQGLGEGIFRLLFFSVPGMFIIWLVFPITFSSNVAVWGLFLISIIFSFIVNTQLNLLTGIVTFFLLNNTGLIRAKRVVIDLFSGLLLPISFYPIWAQEVMMFLPFQAISYIPSMIFSEGFVGAEIYTALGIQLFWSLVLLVPIQLLWIVAKRQLIVQGG from the coding sequence ATGACAATGTATATAGAAATGATTCGGATTCGTTTTTTAATGATGCTCGCTTATCGGACGAACTATTATAGTGGGATACTCATTTATTCTATTAATATAGGTGCTTACTATTTTTTATGGCAAGCGATTTATGGTGCGCAAGAATCGATTCAAGGTATGAACGTAGCACAAATGACTACATACGTGGCGATTGCTTGGATGGCAAGAGCGTTCTACTTTAACAATATAGATCGTGAAATTGCCCAGGAAATTCAAGACGGCAAAGTGGCCGTTGAGATGATTAGGCCGTATAACTATCTCGCTGTGAAAACGATGCAAGGATTAGGAGAAGGGATATTCAGGCTTCTGTTCTTCTCCGTACCAGGCATGTTCATTATTTGGCTCGTTTTCCCTATTACTTTTTCTAGTAATGTGGCCGTTTGGGGATTGTTTCTCATATCTATCATTTTTAGTTTTATTGTCAACACGCAGCTAAATTTATTAACTGGTATTGTCACTTTCTTCCTATTAAATAATACAGGGCTTATTCGTGCAAAACGAGTAGTAATAGATTTATTTTCTGGATTGTTATTGCCAATTTCGTTTTATCCTATATGGGCGCAGGAAGTGATGATGTTTTTGCCGTTCCAAGCAATTAGCTACATCCCTTCAATGATCTTTTCCGAAGGGTTCGTAGGTGCAGAGATTTATACAGCGTTAGGCATACAATTATTTTGGTCGTTAGTATTATTAGTCCCAATCCAGTTACTATGGATCGTTGCTAAACGCCAATTAATTGTACAAGGAGGGTAG
- a CDS encoding ABC transporter permease codes for MFYFSIFFQYASQYLKTRMSYRADLVVEIFSDLLFQAVNLVFILVVFGHTTYLSGWNREEIIFIYGFFLVPYAIFSSFFNIWDFNERYIVKGEMDRILTRPLHSLYQIVIERMELESLFGAITGIVIMFYAGSQLGLSLSWYDPLVLLVMVIGGAFIYAGIFISLAAISFWSDSKTDIMPMMYNIGNYGRYPVDIYNQVIRFTLTWILPFAFVGVYPSAFFLGRTDWYGYAFLTPVMGVVFLTIAIILWNAGVKRYRGAGN; via the coding sequence ATGTTTTACTTTTCAATCTTTTTTCAATATGCATCACAGTATTTAAAAACGAGAATGTCCTACCGTGCCGATCTCGTTGTAGAAATCTTTTCCGATTTGTTGTTTCAAGCTGTGAACTTAGTATTTATTTTAGTAGTGTTTGGTCACACAACATACTTAAGTGGCTGGAATAGGGAAGAAATTATATTTATTTATGGATTTTTCTTAGTTCCTTATGCGATTTTTTCTTCCTTTTTTAACATATGGGACTTCAATGAACGGTATATCGTAAAAGGGGAAATGGATAGGATTTTGACGCGACCTTTGCATAGCCTGTACCAAATAGTAATTGAAAGAATGGAGCTTGAATCGTTATTTGGTGCTATAACTGGTATTGTCATTATGTTTTATGCGGGTTCGCAACTTGGATTATCTCTCTCTTGGTATGACCCGCTTGTACTATTAGTGATGGTTATCGGGGGTGCCTTTATTTATGCGGGGATTTTTATTAGTTTAGCTGCGATCAGCTTTTGGTCTGACAGTAAAACGGATATTATGCCGATGATGTATAACATAGGAAACTATGGGAGATATCCAGTTGATATTTATAACCAAGTGATTCGTTTTACGTTAACGTGGATTTTACCGTTTGCATTTGTTGGTGTATACCCTTCTGCTTTTTTCCTCGGAAGAACCGATTGGTATGGTTATGCCTTTTTAACACCAGTGATGGGTGTAGTCTTCCTTACGATCGCGATTATTCTTTGGAATGCAGGAGTAAAGCGTTATCGAGGAGCGGGAAATTAA
- a CDS encoding potassium channel family protein encodes MVIENLFMFFVISVAIVGVFMSLYLLLKNQPVEGRRISLRNFIVLILVYVTVMTGFGVLYLGLELSGIPVLTEGGSIQHASFFHLVEDVMYFSAVTLLTVGYGDITPMGVGRWIAMIQALIGYLLPAAFVVTTVFYRERRARQTDVAP; translated from the coding sequence ATGGTGATAGAGAACCTCTTTATGTTTTTTGTCATTTCGGTTGCAATTGTAGGGGTCTTCATGAGTTTGTATTTACTTTTAAAAAATCAACCTGTAGAAGGTCGGAGAATTTCCTTAAGAAATTTTATCGTACTTATTTTAGTGTATGTGACTGTGATGACAGGGTTTGGTGTACTTTACCTCGGCCTAGAGTTGAGTGGTATTCCTGTGTTGACCGAGGGTGGGTCAATTCAGCATGCTAGTTTCTTTCATTTAGTTGAGGATGTCATGTATTTTAGTGCAGTTACGTTGTTAACTGTCGGCTACGGAGATATTACGCCAATGGGGGTGGGGCGGTGGATTGCAATGATACAAGCGTTAATCGGCTATTTATTGCCAGCAGCCTTTGTTGTCACAACTGTCTTTTACCGCGAGAGACGTGCTAGACAAACTGACGTCGCACCATAA
- the bcp gene encoding thioredoxin-dependent thiol peroxidase yields MTIEIGQAVPDITLKANGDKDVKLSDYRGKYVVLYFYPKDMTPGCTTEACDFRDNHESFKDLNAVILGVSPDPVARHEKFIDKHDLPFELLADEVNKLAEAFDVWKLKKNFGKEYMGIERSTFVIDPEGKLIKEWRKVKVKGHVEEALQYLREQK; encoded by the coding sequence ATGACAATTGAAATTGGACAAGCGGTACCAGACATTACACTAAAAGCGAATGGTGATAAGGATGTGAAGCTGTCTGACTATCGTGGTAAATATGTGGTGCTTTATTTTTACCCGAAGGATATGACGCCAGGTTGTACAACAGAGGCGTGTGATTTTAGAGATAATCATGAAAGCTTCAAAGACTTAAACGCGGTCATTCTCGGTGTGAGCCCAGACCCTGTTGCACGGCATGAAAAGTTTATAGACAAGCACGATCTCCCATTTGAACTATTAGCTGATGAAGTAAATAAACTAGCCGAAGCCTTCGATGTTTGGAAGCTGAAGAAAAACTTTGGGAAAGAATATATGGGAATCGAGCGCTCCACCTTCGTCATTGACCCAGAAGGAAAACTAATCAAAGAATGGCGTAAAGTAAAAGTGAAAGGCCACGTGGAAGAAGCGCTGCAATATTTAAGAGAGCAAAAGTAA
- a CDS encoding GntR family transcriptional regulator: MKRKLADDRPIFHQIRDMIEEEILDGTIEEGDKIPSTNELASFYKINPATAAKGIQALVDKEIIFKRRGIGMFVADGAKERLVKERKQQFKQQFIQPLLYEAKRLQLSKKEVLALFEEEGEK; encoded by the coding sequence GTGAAGCGTAAGTTGGCGGACGATCGTCCTATTTTTCATCAAATAAGAGATATGATTGAAGAAGAAATACTAGATGGCACCATAGAGGAAGGGGATAAAATTCCGTCTACAAACGAGCTTGCGAGCTTTTATAAAATCAATCCGGCGACAGCCGCAAAGGGGATTCAAGCGCTAGTAGACAAGGAAATTATTTTTAAACGGAGGGGTATTGGAATGTTTGTAGCTGATGGAGCTAAAGAGCGTTTAGTTAAAGAACGGAAACAACAGTTTAAACAGCAATTTATACAGCCGTTACTTTATGAAGCGAAGCGATTACAGTTATCGAAGAAGGAAGTATTAGCATTATTTGAAGAGGAGGGAGAAAAATGA